Proteins from a genomic interval of Ralstonia wenshanensis:
- the hda gene encoding DnaA regulatory inactivator Hda yields MATPEQLPLELGATPAPTFDNFVATGNEEAVLRLRALIPQVVDGTATDRLVYLWGEEGSGRSHLLQAICAQTEAGGYEVRTLEPDAPPEAFEFDPTITVWTIDDAERLDEWAQIAVFNLVNEVRAHPHAAIAISGAAAPMAMPLREDLRTRLGWGLVYWLRPLSDADKVEALRQAARERGMQLSADVPQWLVTHSYRDMPSLMALLDALDTYSLARKRAVTLPLVRDMLALMK; encoded by the coding sequence ATGGCCACACCCGAACAGCTCCCGCTCGAACTCGGTGCGACACCCGCCCCGACCTTCGACAACTTCGTCGCCACCGGCAACGAAGAGGCGGTGCTGCGCCTGCGCGCCCTGATTCCGCAAGTGGTGGACGGCACCGCCACCGACCGCCTGGTCTACCTCTGGGGCGAAGAAGGCAGCGGCCGCAGCCACCTGCTGCAGGCCATCTGCGCCCAGACCGAGGCTGGCGGCTACGAAGTCCGCACGCTGGAACCCGACGCCCCGCCCGAAGCCTTCGAATTCGACCCGACCATCACCGTCTGGACCATCGACGACGCAGAGCGGCTGGACGAATGGGCGCAGATCGCCGTGTTCAACCTCGTCAATGAAGTGCGCGCGCATCCGCATGCCGCCATCGCCATCTCCGGGGCCGCCGCGCCGATGGCGATGCCGCTGCGTGAAGACCTGCGCACCCGGCTGGGCTGGGGCCTGGTCTACTGGCTGCGCCCGCTGTCCGACGCCGACAAGGTGGAAGCGCTGCGTCAGGCCGCCCGCGAACGTGGCATGCAGCTCTCGGCCGACGTGCCGCAGTGGCTCGTGACGCACTCCTACCGCGACATGCCGAGCCTCATGGCCCTGCTGGACGCCCTCGACACCTATTCGCTCGCCCGCAAGCGCGCCGTCACCCTCCCGCTCGTGCGCGACATGCTCGCGCTGATGAAGTGA
- a CDS encoding histidinol-phosphatase: MNLALFDLDHTLIPTDSDHEWGRFLIRRGVVDEAEYQRKNDQFYADYKAGTLDIHAFLRFALAPLAAHPRDTLAQWHAEFMHDVIRPKITPQAQALVYKHLDAGDLCCVVTATNSFVTRPIAEAFGIDHLIATEPATADGSPDSAFTGDVAGTPSFREGKVARVHEWLANMGRGWSDFERSTFYSDSANDVPLLEEVTDPVATNPDDTLRNLAAARNWRIMDLF; the protein is encoded by the coding sequence ATGAATCTGGCCCTCTTCGACCTCGATCACACCCTCATCCCCACCGACAGCGACCACGAGTGGGGACGCTTCCTCATCCGCCGCGGCGTGGTGGATGAAGCTGAGTACCAGCGCAAGAACGATCAGTTCTATGCCGACTACAAAGCCGGCACGCTGGATATCCATGCGTTTCTGCGCTTTGCCCTGGCACCGCTCGCCGCCCACCCGCGGGACACGCTCGCCCAGTGGCACGCCGAGTTCATGCATGACGTGATCCGTCCAAAGATCACACCGCAGGCGCAAGCGCTGGTCTACAAGCACCTGGACGCTGGTGACCTGTGCTGCGTGGTGACCGCCACCAACAGCTTCGTCACCCGCCCGATTGCCGAGGCCTTCGGCATCGACCACCTCATCGCCACCGAACCGGCCACCGCCGACGGCAGCCCAGACAGCGCCTTCACCGGCGACGTGGCCGGCACACCGAGCTTTCGCGAGGGCAAGGTCGCGCGCGTGCACGAATGGCTGGCCAACATGGGCCGCGGCTGGAGCGATTTCGAGCGCAGCACGTTCTACAGCGATTCGGCCAACGACGTGCCGCTGCTGGAGGAAGTGACCGACCCCGTCGCGACCAATCCGGACGACACGCTGCGCAATCTGGCAGCCGCGCGCAACTGGCGCATCATGGATCTCTTCTAA
- the pcnB gene encoding polynucleotide adenylyltransferase PcnB: MIKKLINRLLGKTSAASHAPAEPGVPATRKVRTPKAPKTAKARTKSGGGVPRQARVWSVDEHGIDPKLLSRNAVKVTSTLQEAGYSAFIVGGAVRDLLLGIKPKDFDVATNATPEQVQALFRRSRIIGRRFQIVHVTFYGGRDQEIIEVSTFRALVDAVDAEQVPAGKRVKRTELDHHTHAVDASGRVLRDNVWGTQAEDATRRDFTVNAMYYDPADETVHDYHHGMEDMRARTLRMIGDPHTRYREDPVRMLRVVRFAAKTGFDIDADTRAPIAELGPLIHNVPAARLFDEMLKLLMSGHAWASLQELRKAGLHRGLLPLLDVALEQPMGQRFVQLALDNTDDRVKAGKPVSPGFLFASLLWHHVVEHWNRRRAAGEPLIPALHTAMDEVLDRQTEQLAIQRRFTSDMKEIWSMQPRFEKRSGRMPYRLLESPRFRAGYDFLALRCASGELPQELADWWTDFQNGDGEAREALMAQAKHAPSPSANAGSASPGKRRRRRRGPAKSDTVVDVNPGSSEET; encoded by the coding sequence GTGATCAAGAAACTCATCAATCGCCTGCTGGGCAAGACCTCCGCAGCGTCCCACGCTCCGGCTGAACCGGGAGTGCCCGCCACCAGGAAAGTCCGTACACCCAAGGCACCCAAAACGGCCAAGGCGCGCACCAAGTCCGGCGGCGGCGTGCCGCGCCAGGCGCGTGTGTGGAGCGTGGACGAGCACGGTATCGATCCGAAGCTGCTCTCGCGCAACGCAGTCAAGGTCACGTCCACGCTGCAGGAAGCCGGCTATAGCGCCTTCATCGTGGGCGGCGCCGTGCGCGACTTGCTGCTGGGCATCAAGCCGAAGGATTTTGATGTGGCGACCAACGCCACGCCCGAGCAGGTACAGGCGCTGTTCCGCCGCTCGCGCATCATCGGACGTCGTTTCCAGATCGTGCACGTCACGTTCTACGGCGGACGCGATCAGGAAATCATCGAAGTCTCGACCTTCCGCGCGCTCGTCGACGCGGTCGATGCCGAGCAGGTCCCCGCCGGCAAGCGCGTCAAGCGCACCGAGCTGGACCACCACACGCATGCCGTCGACGCCAGCGGCCGCGTCCTGCGCGACAACGTCTGGGGCACGCAGGCCGAAGACGCCACCCGCCGCGACTTCACCGTCAACGCGATGTACTACGACCCCGCCGACGAAACCGTGCATGACTACCATCACGGCATGGAAGACATGCGCGCCCGCACGCTGCGCATGATCGGCGATCCGCATACCCGCTACCGCGAAGACCCGGTGCGCATGCTGCGCGTGGTGCGCTTCGCGGCCAAGACCGGCTTCGACATCGACGCCGACACGCGCGCGCCGATCGCGGAGCTGGGCCCGTTGATCCACAACGTGCCGGCCGCACGCCTGTTCGACGAGATGTTGAAGCTGCTGATGTCGGGCCACGCCTGGGCATCGCTGCAGGAACTGCGCAAGGCGGGCCTGCACCGCGGCCTGCTGCCGCTGCTGGACGTCGCGCTGGAGCAACCGATGGGCCAGCGCTTCGTGCAACTCGCGCTCGACAATACCGACGATCGCGTCAAGGCCGGCAAACCGGTCTCGCCCGGCTTCCTGTTTGCCTCGCTGCTGTGGCATCACGTGGTCGAACACTGGAACCGCCGCCGCGCTGCCGGCGAGCCGCTGATCCCCGCGCTGCACACCGCCATGGACGAAGTGCTCGACCGTCAGACCGAGCAACTCGCCATCCAGCGCCGCTTCACCTCCGATATGAAGGAAATCTGGAGCATGCAGCCGCGCTTTGAGAAGCGGTCGGGCCGCATGCCGTATCGGCTGCTGGAGTCGCCGCGCTTCCGCGCCGGCTACGACTTCCTCGCGCTGCGGTGCGCCTCGGGCGAATTGCCACAGGAACTCGCCGACTGGTGGACCGACTTCCAGAACGGTGACGGCGAAGCCCGCGAAGCCCTCATGGCCCAAGCCAAACACGCCCCGAGCCCCTCGGCAAATGCCGGTTCGGCCAGCCCGGGCAAGCGGCGTCGCCGCCGACGTGGTCCGGCAAAATCGGATACAGTCGTTGACGTCAATCCGGGAAGTTCGGAGGAAACGTGA
- the folK gene encoding 2-amino-4-hydroxy-6-hydroxymethyldihydropteridine diphosphokinase — MKTVAYIGIGANLGDARQAVKDAVVCLAQQVGITVTGKSSLYRSAPVESSGDDYINAVVRIDTHFTADQLLRICHHIEDQFGRERPFHNAPRTLDLDLLLYGDHVLTSPELTVPHPRVAQRAFTLLPLHELAPDLVIPGIGAVAALLPGVAEQRIEKTTMCQCMRAKQPAA, encoded by the coding sequence GTGAAGACAGTGGCGTACATCGGCATCGGCGCCAACCTGGGCGACGCACGCCAGGCAGTGAAAGACGCCGTGGTCTGCCTCGCACAGCAGGTCGGCATCACCGTCACCGGCAAATCGAGCCTGTATCGCAGCGCGCCCGTGGAGTCCAGCGGCGATGACTACATCAACGCCGTGGTGCGCATCGATACGCATTTCACCGCCGACCAGCTGCTCCGCATCTGTCACCACATTGAAGACCAGTTCGGCCGCGAGCGCCCGTTTCACAACGCGCCGCGCACGCTGGACCTGGACTTGCTGCTCTACGGCGACCACGTCCTCACTTCACCTGAGCTGACGGTGCCGCACCCGCGCGTGGCCCAACGCGCCTTTACCCTGCTGCCCTTGCACGAACTGGCGCCCGACCTCGTGATTCCGGGCATTGGCGCCGTGGCTGCACTACTGCCCGGCGTGGCCGAACAGCGCATCGAAAAGACCACGATGTGCCAATGCATGCGCGCCAAGCAGCCGGCCGCCTGA
- a CDS encoding deoxynucleoside kinase, with protein sequence MALDHLRRIVVEGPIGVGKTALAQRLADHLRASTLFETPAENAFIARFYEDPARYALPVQLRFLLQRAERLKAWHKATLAGERIVADSFLPRDRLFAQLTLPADELALYDAMANALALPQQRIDLVICLQARAEDLLPRVARRAVPYETGIDAEYLGRICAAYGELFLYYDAAPTMIVDTAAFDPAGNDDDFRTLLARIDAMRGPKEFIKLATR encoded by the coding sequence ATGGCACTGGATCACCTGCGCCGTATCGTTGTCGAAGGGCCCATTGGCGTGGGCAAGACCGCGCTGGCCCAGCGCCTGGCCGACCATCTGCGTGCGTCGACGTTGTTCGAAACGCCCGCCGAAAACGCCTTCATCGCCCGCTTCTACGAAGACCCCGCGCGCTATGCGCTGCCGGTGCAGCTGCGCTTCCTGCTGCAACGTGCCGAGCGCCTCAAGGCATGGCATAAGGCGACGCTTGCCGGTGAGCGCATCGTCGCCGACAGTTTCCTGCCGCGCGACCGCCTGTTCGCCCAACTCACGCTGCCGGCCGATGAACTGGCGCTGTACGACGCGATGGCCAATGCGCTGGCCCTGCCGCAACAGCGCATCGACCTCGTGATCTGCCTGCAGGCACGCGCGGAAGACCTGCTGCCACGCGTCGCCCGTCGCGCCGTTCCTTACGAAACGGGCATCGATGCCGAGTACCTCGGACGCATCTGCGCCGCATACGGTGAGCTGTTTCTGTATTACGATGCCGCACCGACGATGATCGTCGACACCGCTGCCTTCGACCCCGCAGGCAACGACGACGATTTCCGCACCTTGCTCGCCCGCATCGACGCGATGCGCGGGCCCAAGGAATTCATCAAGCTGGCAACGCGCTAG